The following coding sequences lie in one Desulfovibrio psychrotolerans genomic window:
- a CDS encoding Ig-like domain-containing protein, which produces NAHADVAVAEGDALLRGKLTATDVDGDKLTFTLDADSDVPAGFVLKPNGSYSFNPKHGEYNSLAEGQEATFTIKYTVTDVHG; this is translated from the coding sequence AACGCCCATGCGGATGTTGCCGTTGCGGAGGGGGATGCCCTGCTGCGCGGCAAGCTGACCGCCACAGATGTGGACGGCGACAAGCTCACCTTTACGCTGGACGCGGACAGCGACGTGCCCGCGGGCTTTGTGCTGAAGCCTAACGGCAGCTACAGCTTTAACCCCAAGCATGGGGAGTACAACTCCCTTGCCGAGGGGCAAGAGGCGACCTTTACCATCAAGTACACCGTGACGGACGTGCACGGG